Below is a window of Streptomyces genisteinicus DNA.
ATCACACCGACAGCACACGCCCGGACGCGGGTGCGGGCGGGGACGCCCGCGTCCGTACGCCCGGGGAGGCGGCTGCCCGCGGGGGCGGCGGCGTCCGCATGCCCGGGGACGCGGTTGCCCCTGAGAGCACCGGTGCCCGCCCGCCCGTGGAGGCGGCTCCCCGTGGGGACGCGCGCGCCCGTACGCCCGCGCATCCGGCCGCACATGCGGACGACACCGCGTGCCCCCGCGAGGACACCCGGGTCGACCTCGTCGCCGCTCTCGTCCGGGCCCGCTCCCCGGAGCCCCCCGGCCCCGACACACCGGCGGGGACAGCCGTCCGGGACTGGCCGGGTGCCGCACTGCCGCTCCCTCCGGCCGCACCGGGGGAGCTCGACCTGCACGCCCTGCTCCGCCTCTCCCTCGCCGCCGCCGACGCCTCGGGGCGGCTGCGCCCCGCCCCCTCGGCCGGAGCACTGCATCCCGTGGACGCCGAACTCGTCGTGGGCGCCCGGTGCTCCCTGCCGCCCGGTCGCTACGGCTACGACCCCGTGCGCCACCGCGTCCACCGCACCGGCCGCGAGCCCGCGGACACCCCGCCGGGCGTACGAGCCCAACTCACCGTCACCGCACAGCGCACCGCCTCCCACTACGGCCACCGCGCCTGGCCTCTGCTGCTCCTCGACACCGGGCACAGCGCCGCGGCGCTGCTGCTCGCGGCCCGTGCGCTGGGCGCCGAGCCCGAAGCCGACCTCGACGGCGGCGACCACGGCCCGCTCGCCGCCGTGCACATCCCCGCTCCGGACCGCTCCGCGCACCCCGCTCCGGAGCGGGTCCGCACACCGGGCCACCGGCGCGCCGACGCCCCCGTACCCGCGGAACTGCTGGAGCGCCGCAGCGACCCGCCGCCCCTGACCGGCACCCCGCCCCCCGACGTGCTGCGGCAGATCCTCGGCACCGCCGCGGAGGCCGGCCGCGGCGCCGTGCACTGGTGCGCCGCCGTCGGCGGCCCCCGACCGGGGCTGGTCGAACTGGCCGCAGACACCACCACCCTGCGCACCCGGGCCTCGGGAGAGGCCCGCCCCACACTCGCCGCCTGGGCCGCCGGGCAGGCATGGCTCGCCCGCGCGGGAGCCGTCCTGCTCGCCCACGGCTGCCCCGACGGCTCCGACACCCCGACCATCCGCCGCGCCCATCTGCGGGCCGGCTTCGCCGTCCACCTGGCCCACGTCGCCGCCCGCCGCCACGGACTCGCGGCACGGCCCGTCGGCTCCTGGCAGCGAGCCGACCTCGGCGCAGCCCTCGGCGGCCCGCCGGGCCGGGACTGGATCGTCCACGGACTGGCCCTCGGCACCCGCCACGCCCACGAGGAGAGCACCACATGACCGTCCACCCCGAGCTGCGCCGAGCCGCCCGGTCCGCACGGCGCCCCCTGATCGCGGCCACTCTCCTGCAAGGCGTCGTCACCCTCACCCACCTCGTACAGGCCGCCCTGCTCGCCCTCGCGCTCGCCGACCTGGCCCGCGGCGCGACCGGCAGGCTCGGCTGGCTGCTCGCCGCGGTAGTCGCCGTCGTCGCCGCGCGCGCCGTGCTGAGCGCCTGGCAGCGGGACACCGCCGTCCGCGCCGGAGCGCGGGCCAGGGTGGCCCTGCGCGACGAACTCCTCGACCGCCTCGGACGCCTCGGCCCCGCCCACACGGCAGCCGCCGCCCCTCTCCCCGGCGGCGCCCCCGCCCGCGCGGGCGCCGTGCGCACCACCGTCGTCGACGGGGTGGAGGGCGTCGACGCCTACGTCTCCCGCTATCTGCCGCAGCTGCTGGTCACCCTCACCGTGCCGCCCCTGGTGCTCGCCGCCCTGGCGGCCGTCGAACCCGCCGTCCTCCTCGGCCTCGTACCCGCCGTCGTCCTCGCCCTCGCCGGACCGCGCGCCTGGGACCGGCTGCTGGCCCGCAGGGGCAAGGAACACTGGGACACCTACGAGCAACTGGGCGCCGACTACCTGGAAGCGCTCCAGGGCATGCCGACCCTGCGGGCCGCGGGGGCCGTCGGCCGCACCCGCCGACGGCTGGAGGAACGGTCGGCGGCACTGCACCGGGCCACCGTGGCCAAACTGCGCGTCTCCCTCGTCGACACCGGCATCACGGACCTGGCGATCCAGGGCGGCACCGCGGCCGCCGCGCTCCTCGCGTGCTGGTCGGCCGTCAGCGGATCCACCACGGCGACCGGCACCTATCTCGTCCTCCTCGGCGCCTCCGAGTGCTTCCGGCCGGTGCGCGACCTCGCACGCGAGTGGCACGCCGGCTACCTGGGCGCGTCGGCCGCGGACGGCATCGCGGCCCTGCGCACCGCCCAACCCGCCGTCGACGACACCGGCACGGCGTCCGCGGACTGGGCCGCACCGCCCGAACTCCGCTTCGACGACGTCGCCTTCCGCTACCCGGGAGCCCCGGCGCCCGCCCTGCGGGGCGTCTGCTTCACGGTGCCGGCCGGACGGTCCACGGCGATCGTCGGCCCGTCCGGCGCGGGCAAGTCCACCCTCGTACAGCTGCTCCTGCGCCACCACGACCCGCAGCAGGGCCGCATCACCCTCGACGGCACGCCCACCACCGCCTACGCGCTCGACTCGCTGCGGCAGGGCATCGCCGTGGTCTCGCAGGAGACCTACCTCTTCCACGCCACCGTCGCCGACAACCTGCGCATGGCCCGGCCGGACGCCACCGACGACGACCTGACGCGTGCGGCCCGCACCGCCGGGATCCACGACGAGATCGCCGCCCTGCCCGACGGCTACGCCACGGTCGTCGGCGAACGCGGCTCCACCCTCTCCGGCGGCCAGCGACAGCGCCTCGCCCTCGCGCGGGCCCTGCTGGCCGACGCCGCCGTGCTCGTACTCGACGAGGCCACCAGCTCCGTCGACGAGCGCCGCGAGGCGGACATCATCCGCGAACTGGTGACCGCGGCGGCCGGCCGCACCGTCCTGGTGGTCGCCCACCGGCTGGCGGCCGTCCGGGGTGCCGACCACATCGTCGTTCTCGACGCCGGACGGGTGGACGCCGCCGGCGGCCACCGCGAACTGATCGAGGCAGGGGGCGTCTACGCCGGACTCGTCGAGGACGGCCGCGCCCACCGGAAGGGACTCGCCGCATGAGCGCCGCCACCACCGCCACCGCCACGGGTAACGCCACCACCGGCACCACCACCGCCGGCGAGACCGCCCCGGCGCGGGGCGCCCTGCGCGCCCTGCTGCCCGCCCTCACCGGGCACCGTGCC
It encodes the following:
- a CDS encoding nitroreductase family protein; the protein is MEAAPRGDARARTPAHPAAHADDTACPREDTRVDLVAALVRARSPEPPGPDTPAGTAVRDWPGAALPLPPAAPGELDLHALLRLSLAAADASGRLRPAPSAGALHPVDAELVVGARCSLPPGRYGYDPVRHRVHRTGREPADTPPGVRAQLTVTAQRTASHYGHRAWPLLLLDTGHSAAALLLAARALGAEPEADLDGGDHGPLAAVHIPAPDRSAHPAPERVRTPGHRRADAPVPAELLERRSDPPPLTGTPPPDVLRQILGTAAEAGRGAVHWCAAVGGPRPGLVELAADTTTLRTRASGEARPTLAAWAAGQAWLARAGAVLLAHGCPDGSDTPTIRRAHLRAGFAVHLAHVAARRHGLAARPVGSWQRADLGAALGGPPGRDWIVHGLALGTRHAHEESTT
- a CDS encoding ABC transporter ATP-binding protein/permease — encoded protein: MTVHPELRRAARSARRPLIAATLLQGVVTLTHLVQAALLALALADLARGATGRLGWLLAAVVAVVAARAVLSAWQRDTAVRAGARARVALRDELLDRLGRLGPAHTAAAAPLPGGAPARAGAVRTTVVDGVEGVDAYVSRYLPQLLVTLTVPPLVLAALAAVEPAVLLGLVPAVVLALAGPRAWDRLLARRGKEHWDTYEQLGADYLEALQGMPTLRAAGAVGRTRRRLEERSAALHRATVAKLRVSLVDTGITDLAIQGGTAAAALLACWSAVSGSTTATGTYLVLLGASECFRPVRDLAREWHAGYLGASAADGIAALRTAQPAVDDTGTASADWAAPPELRFDDVAFRYPGAPAPALRGVCFTVPAGRSTAIVGPSGAGKSTLVQLLLRHHDPQQGRITLDGTPTTAYALDSLRQGIAVVSQETYLFHATVADNLRMARPDATDDDLTRAARTAGIHDEIAALPDGYATVVGERGSTLSGGQRQRLALARALLADAAVLVLDEATSSVDERREADIIRELVTAAAGRTVLVVAHRLAAVRGADHIVVLDAGRVDAAGGHRELIEAGGVYAGLVEDGRAHRKGLAA